A segment of the Nitrosopumilus sp. genome:
TCGTTGTGTTCCGCCCCATCCAGGAGGAATACCGATTGTAACTTCTGGTTGACCTAGTCTAGCAGTATCTGCAGCTATTCTAATATCACATGACATTGCAAGTTCGCAACCTCCACCCAAAGCAAATCCGTTAATTGCCGCAATAGTTGGTTGTTTTACCAATTCAACAGTCGCAGTAACAAGCTGACCAGTCTTTGCATAATCTACAGACTCATCTGCTGAGATCTTGGACATGTATTCAATATCTGCACCAGCAGAAAATGCCTTCTCACCCTCACCAGTCAAAATGATGACTTTGACATCATCATTGTGGTTTAGTCCTTCGAATGTTTTGATTAGTTCTTTTGCAACATCAGTATTCATGGCATTGAGTTTGTCAGGTCTGTTAATCTTGACCGTACAAATGCCGTCAGAAGTAGATGTGGTAACTAGTGACATGATGGTTTGCCAAGTAATGTGAAACTTAAATGTTCTCTATTTTCCGCGTACTTTGCCCCATTGAGCTAGTGCGGATGCTGCAGCAATCCAAGTTCTGAGATCTTGATAGACTGGAACATTGTGCGCCTCAATCAATTTTATCATTTTTTCAGTATACGGACCACCATTGCCGCCAGCAATAATGGGTTTCTTGTTTTGTTTCGAGAGATTATCTAAATGTTC
Coding sequences within it:
- a CDS encoding enoyl-CoA hydratase/isomerase family protein; protein product: MSLVTTSTSDGICTVKINRPDKLNAMNTDVAKELIKTFEGLNHNDDVKVIILTGEGEKAFSAGADIEYMSKISADESVDYAKTGQLVTATVELVKQPTIAAINGFALGGGCELAMSCDIRIAADTARLGQPEVTIGIPPGWGGTQRLMRIVGIAKAKELVYTGKMVKADEAKEIGLVNQVVPLASLQEEALKMAQKIAGNSTMGVQMSKVAINKGRNADLDTGLSIELLAWRNCFTHPDREERMTAFVNKSKK